One genomic segment of Rhinolophus sinicus isolate RSC01 linkage group LG11, ASM3656204v1, whole genome shotgun sequence includes these proteins:
- the SLC27A5 gene encoding long-chain fatty acid transport protein 5 translates to MGVWSRLAVLLLLLLLLRGLGQHTWPAAVALALRWLLGDPACCALLGLAALARPWLRPWMPHWLSLAAAALTLALLPVRPPPGLRWLPADVAFIVGILHAGLDIRTRLSRMPPDTFVDAFERRARAQPGHTPLVWTGPGGRSVTYRELDARACRAAWALKAELGSPTDRGAREPAALLVLASQVVPALGLWLGLAKLGCPVAWINPHSRGAPLVHSVLSSGARVLVVDADLRENLEEVLPRLQEENIRCFYLSLSSPTPGVGALGAALQDAPPDPVPADLRAGITPRSPALFIYTSGTTGLPKPAILTHERVLQMCRMLSLSGVTADDVVYTVLPLYHVMGLVLGVLGCLELGATCVLAPKFSASCFWDDCRQHSVTVIQYVGEVLRYLCNTPQRQEDQTHTVRLAMGNGLRADVWETFQQRFGPIRILEVYGSTEGNIGFVNYPGRCGAVGKTSCFLRMLSPFELVQFDTEGVEPVRDKQGFCVPVGPGEPGLLLAQVLGRHPFVGYHGPRELSERKLVRDVRRHGDVYYNSGDLLSMDREGFLYFCDRLGDTFRWKGENVSTREVEGVLSLVDFLQEVNVYGVSVPGCEGKVGMAAVHLAPGQTFDGQRLYQHVCTWLPAYAVPHFIRIQDTMEITSTFKLVKSQLVREGFNVGVIADSLFVLDSQAQTFRPLTPDTYKAVCEGTWKL, encoded by the exons ATGGGCGTCTGGTCGAGACTGGCcgttttgctgctgctgctgttgttgctgcGCGGCTTGGGGCAGCATACGTGGCCGGCCGCTGTGGCCCTGGCACTGCGCTGGCTCCTGGGGGACCCCGCCTGCTGTGCGCTGCTGGGCCTGGCCGCGCTGGCGCGGCCCTGGCTCAGACCTTGGATGCCCCACTGGCTCAGTCTGGCGGCCGCGGCCCTCACGTTGGCTCTGCTGCCAGTGAGGCCACCACCGGGGCTGCGCTGGCTGCCGGCAGACGTGGCTTTCATCGTTGGGATCCTCCACGCGGGCCTGGATATCAGGACGCGCTTGAGCCGCATGCCGCCCGACACCTTCGTGGATGCCTTTGAGCGGCGCGCGCGGGCGCAGCCGGGTCACACACCCTTGGTGTGGACAGGACCGGGGGGCCGCTCGGTCACCTACCGGGAGCTGGACGCCAGGGCCTGCCGTGCGGCGTGGGCCCTGAAGGCGGAGCTGGGCAGTCCAACGGACCGGGGTGCCAGGGAGCCCGCTGCCCTCCTGGTGCTGGCCTCCCAGGTCGTTCCCGCCCTTGGCCTGTGGCTGGGGCTGGCCAAGTTGGGCTGCCCCGTGGCGTGGATCAATCCGCACAGCCGAGGGGCGCCCCTGGTGCACTCGGTACTGAGCTCTGGGGCTCGGGTGCTGGTGGTGGACGCAG ACCTCCGGGAAAACCTGGAGGAGGTCCTTCCCAGACTGCAGGAAGAGAACATCCGTTGCTTCTACCTCAGTCTCTCCTCCCCAACACCGGGGGTGGGGGCTCTGGGGGCTGCCCTGCAGGATGCACCCCCGGACCCTGTGCCGGCAGACCTGCGTGCTGGGATCACACCGCGGAGCCCTGCCCTGTTCATCTACACCTCAGGGACCACCG GGCTACCGAAACCAGCCATTCTCACGCATGAGCGGGTTCTACAAATGTGCAGGATGCTGTCCCTGAGCGGGGTCACAGCTGATGACGTGGTCTACACGGTCTTGCCTCTGTACCATGTGATGGGGCTTGTCCTTGGGGTCCTTGGTTGCCTGGAGCTCG GAGCAACCTGTGTCCTGGCCCCTAAGttctctgcctcctgcttctGGGATGACTGTCGGCAGCATAGTGTGACTGTGATCCAGTATGTGGGCGAGGTCCTGCGGTACCTGTGTAACACTCCCCAG CGGCAAGAGGACCAGACACATACAGTCCGCCTGGCAATGGGCAATGGACTCCGGGCAGATGTGTGGGAAACCTTCCAGCAGCGCTTTGGCCCCATTCGGATCTTGGAAGTCTACGGCTCCACAGAAGGCAACATCGGCTTTGTCAACTATCCAGGGCGCTGTGGGGCAGTGGGCAAGACAAGCTGCTTTCTTCGA ATGCTGTCCCCCTTCGAGCTTGTACAGTTCGACACGGAAGGCGTAGAGCCTGTGAGGGACAAACAAGGCTTCTGTGTGCCTGTGGGGCCAG GGGAGCCCGGGCTCCTATTGGCTCAGGTGCTAGGCCGCCACCCTTTTGTGGGCTACCACGGGCCCCGAGAACTGTCGGAACGGAAATTGGTGCGGGACGTACGGCGCCACGGCGACGTTTACTACAACTCAGGGGACCTGCTTTCCATGGACCGTGAAGGATTCCTCTACTTCTGCGACCGCCTCGGGGACACCTTCCG ATGGAAGGGTGAGAACGTGTCCACGCGGGAGGTGGAGGGCGTGTTGTCGCTGGTGGACTTCCTGCAGGAGGTGAATGTGTATGGTGTGTCTGTGCCAG GGTGTGAGGGAAAGGTGGGCATGGCGGCTGTTCACCTGGCACCCGGCCAGACCTTCGATGGGCAGAGACTGTACCAGCACGTCTGTACTTGGCTCCCTGCCTATGCTGTTCCCCATTTCATCCGTATCCAG GACACCATGGAGATCACCAGCACGTTCAAACTGGTGAAGTCCCAGTTGGTGCGTGAGGGCTTCAACGTGGGCGTCATTGCCGACTCCCTGTTCGTGCTGGACAGCCAAGCCCAGACCTTCCGGCCCCTGACGCCTGACACGTACAAGGCTGTGTGTGAGGGTACCTGGAAACTCTGA
- the ZBTB45 gene encoding zinc finger and BTB domain-containing protein 45, translated as MAAAEAVHHIHLQNFSRSLLETLNGQRLGGHFCDVTVRIREASLRAHRCVLAAGSPFFQDKLLLGHSEIRVPPVVPAQTVRQLVEFLYSGSLVVAQGEALQVLTAASVLRIQTVIDECTQIIARARAPALATPVPPPLPTPIPASLAPAQLRHRLRHLLAARPLSHPGAAHSRKQRQPARLQLPAPSAPAKTEGSDTDLALPMAPEDGGGDDDDETDDETDGEEGEGGVRGEGQAPPSFPDCAASFLTTAADSMREEPPASAVLSDYGGAGRDFLRGPSGAEDVFPDSYVSPWQEEDGTVIESCSTDCILSGSQPPGVKTPGSPVTLFPFHLGASGPSAQPPSAPSGLAAAPPPAFYTALQPDGASSVPLGEAPDPPSAPAATPARASGAEPPAYECSHCRKTFSSRKNYTKHMFIHSGEKPHQCAVCWRSFSLRDYLLKHMVTHTGVRAFQCAVCAKRFTQKSSLNVHMRTHRPERAPCPACGKVFSHRALLERHLASHPAP; from the exons ATGGCAGCGGCAGAGGCGGTGCACCACATCCACCTGCAGAACTTCTCACGTTCACTGCTTGAGACCCTCAACGGGCAGCGGCTGGGTGGGCACTTCTGTGACGTGACCGTGCGTATCCGTGAGGCTTCGCTGCGTGCACACCGCTGCGTGTTGGCCGCTGGCTCGCCCTTCTTCCAGGATAAATTGCTGCTTGGCCATTCCGAGATCCGCGTGCCGCCGGTGGTGCCTGCGCAAACCGTACGCCAGCTGGTTGAGTTCCTTTACAGCGGCTCGCTCGTGGTGGCACAAGGCGAAGCGCTGCAGGTGCTCACGGCAGCGTCGGTGCTGCGCATCCAGACCGTCATAGACGAGTGCACACAGATCATcgcccgcgcccgcgcccccGCCCTTGCCACCCCcgtgcccccacccctgcccactcCCATTCCGGCCTCACTTGCACCCGCGCAACTGCGCCACCGCTTGCGCCACTTGTTGGCCGCGCGCCCCCTGAGCCATCCTGGTGCGGCACATAGCCGCAAGCAGCGCCAGCCCGCACGCCTGCAGCTGCCTGCGCCTTCGGCGCCCGCCAAAACAGAGGGGTCGGACACCGACCTCGCCCTACCCATGGCCCCAGAAGACGGCGGTGGTGACGACGACGACGAGACCGATGATGAGACCGACGGTGAGGAAGGCGAAGGCGGCGTCAGGGGTGAGGGCCAGGCACCCCCATCCTTCCCTGACTGCGCCGCCAGCTTCCTCACCACCGCGGCTGACAGCATGCGAGAGGAGCCGCCTGCGTCTGCAGTCCTTTCTGACTATGGTGGCGCCGGGAGGGACTTCCTTCGGGGGCCTTCGGGTGCAGAGGACGTGTTCCCCGATAGCTACGTATCCCCGTGGCAAGAGGAAGACGGTACAGTCATCGAAAGCTGTTCCACAGACTGCATTCTGTCCGGATCCCAACCGCCTGGTGTGAAGACCCCCGGGTCGCCTGTCACGCTTTTCCCCTTCCATCTGGGCGCTTCAGGGCCATCGGCTCAACCCCCTTCCGCACCCTCTGGGCTAGCCGCTGCACCCCCGCCTGCCTTCTACACTGCGCTTCAGCCTGATGGGGCCTCCAGTGTGCCTCTGGGAGAGGCTCCCGACCCACCCTCTGCTCCTGCTGCCACACCTGCACGTGCCTCGGGTGCTGAGCCACCCGCCTATGAATGCAGTCACTGCCGCAAGACGTTCAGCTCGCGGAAAAACTACACAAAGCACATGTTCATCCACTCCG GGGAGAAGCCCCACCAGTGCGCCGTGTGCTGGCGATCTTTCTCGCTGCGCGACTACCTGCTCAAGCATATGGTCACACACACGGGAGTGCGTGCCTTCCAGTGCGCTGTCTGTGCCAAGCGTTTCACGCAGAAGAGCTCGCTCAACGTGCACATGCGCACGCACCGGCCAGAGCGCGCGCCCTGCCCTGCCTGCGGCAAGGTCTTCTCGCACCGCGCACTGCTGGAGCGCCACCTGGCCTCCCACCCTGCGCCCTGA